A stretch of Thermococcus bergensis DNA encodes these proteins:
- a CDS encoding V-type ATP synthase subunit D codes for MTKILKVKPTRMELLRLKRRIKLAEKGHKILKEKQDALIMEFFTIYDEALALRRELNQKIAEAFEQLRLAEIDTGIVRLSEIALSVRPNKEIDIKRRNIMGVPVPLIEAEGFKRDPSERGYAFVSSSSKVDIASEKFEEVLELAIRLAEVEETLKRLAKEIEKTKRRVNALEYIIIPRMKETVKYISQHLDEMERENFFRLKRVKALLEAKAQA; via the coding sequence ATGACGAAAATACTGAAAGTCAAGCCAACCAGAATGGAGCTTTTGAGACTAAAGAGAAGGATAAAGCTGGCTGAAAAGGGGCACAAAATTCTCAAGGAAAAGCAAGATGCCCTTATTATGGAGTTCTTCACAATATACGATGAGGCTCTGGCACTGAGAAGGGAACTCAATCAGAAAATAGCGGAAGCATTTGAACAGCTTAGATTAGCTGAGATAGACACGGGAATTGTCAGGCTTAGCGAGATAGCCCTTAGTGTAAGGCCAAATAAAGAGATAGATATTAAAAGAAGAAACATCATGGGAGTACCGGTGCCTTTAATTGAGGCAGAGGGGTTTAAGAGAGACCCCAGTGAGAGAGGCTATGCTTTTGTTTCAAGTTCTTCCAAGGTGGATATTGCATCGGAAAAATTTGAAGAAGTTCTTGAGCTGGCTATAAGGCTAGCAGAAGTGGAGGAAACACTAAAGAGGCTTGCTAAAGAGATTGAAAAAACAAAAAGAAGGGTTAATGCCCTAGAATATATCATCATTCCAAGAATGAAAGAAACTGTGAAGTACATAAGTCAGCATCTGGATGAGATGGAGAGGGAAAACTTCTTCAGATTGAAGAGAGTTAAGGCTCTTCTCGAAGCTAAAGCTCAGGCTTAG
- a CDS encoding carbohydrate ABC transporter permease, with the protein MKGEKLRNLSFFLSPMIIMVGLFYLIPLVFTVYISFTKMRNWNIERYLTEIVGFYNYQRLFHMFQHDPLMRTVLLTTIIFVGITLIINVFGGLLLALGTFFINESSASAIRLLWLLPRMSPIAVYSLVWYYFFHGSNIGTLNSILMKLGVLSQPVPWGQIVPWGAWGIIIFVNGLVGVSFGMIVFTSALNQIPKELVIAARVDGASAWQISRKILVPMMKWHLLYVLTWQFLSLLTTYPHLFLLVQWDLVSRDYGTTLALYVYNTAFGRGEQDQGLAAAAAVLLSIIGIIGGLVTLKVLQFEKMIHEPRGDIE; encoded by the coding sequence ATGAAGGGGGAAAAGCTTCGAAACCTTTCCTTTTTTCTTTCTCCCATGATTATAATGGTCGGTTTATTCTACCTGATTCCCTTAGTATTCACTGTCTACATAAGCTTTACCAAGATGCGAAACTGGAATATTGAAAGGTACTTGACCGAGATTGTAGGGTTTTACAATTATCAGAGGCTCTTTCATATGTTCCAGCATGACCCGTTGATGAGAACTGTTCTCTTAACTACTATCATTTTTGTGGGAATAACCCTTATTATAAACGTCTTTGGAGGTCTTCTTTTAGCTTTAGGGACATTTTTCATAAACGAAAGCTCAGCTTCAGCCATTAGACTTCTATGGTTGTTGCCCAGAATGTCTCCCATAGCCGTTTACAGCTTGGTATGGTACTACTTCTTTCATGGGAGTAATATTGGTACTTTAAATTCCATCCTTATGAAGCTTGGTGTGCTTTCTCAACCCGTTCCGTGGGGCCAAATCGTTCCATGGGGAGCTTGGGGCATAATCATCTTTGTTAATGGTCTTGTGGGGGTTAGTTTTGGTATGATAGTATTCACATCTGCTTTAAATCAGATACCAAAGGAACTCGTTATAGCGGCAAGGGTAGATGGGGCATCAGCATGGCAAATCTCCAGAAAAATCTTGGTTCCAATGATGAAATGGCACCTTCTATATGTGCTAACCTGGCAGTTCCTGAGTTTATTAACGACCTATCCCCACCTGTTCCTCCTTGTCCAGTGGGACTTGGTAAGCAGGGACTACGGCACGACACTAGCACTCTACGTTTACAATACTGCATTTGGAAGAGGAGAGCAGGATCAAGGCCTAGCGGCTGCAGCAGCAGTGTTACTGTCTATAATTGGCATCATAGGAGGGCTTGTCACCCTAAAAGTGCTCCAATTTGAAAAGATGATTCACGAGCCAAGGGGTGATATAGAATGA
- a CDS encoding ABC transporter substrate-binding protein: MKGKVGILLAMVVLFGVIASGCIGSQESSETETTGVELTGDFTKDILAIGRTLESNGINEVKFSAWGSGDPNSVMRVYGIVEAARRINKVWEENEVNVKITITDIHYVASFQDAYQEYLSKQPLGQAGDFFVNSYAFLPTLADEGYILDITEYANAYQNVIDDFYPSLIEASKFNDKLYGLPQDTEARPLYIRKDVAAKIGFNLEGIEEKVKNGEFTWSDVYYWAKKAKESGAAEWGLIHRKGSAHPDLIQFIYAFGGKLYNEESGKLVVDVPAVYKWLYVEWKFAQDGLLPKDIMSWDWAKQIHPAIVEGRTLFDIGGTWYWTEWQTKDYYGKEGTPRPLKPEEVQAWFTYTLFPAGEKGLKPVTLSQPFVWMINSKAGQQNPKYDELKDLYHKLAFLMVIKASDPDINAIHSVISAHLPVRKEAAELISNEKWLDDLKSLSIDLDPQVKSNIKDIVATTVHPINAKFLADVSYMLEYTKLAPAHPKYPALADIFKEAVDKVLRGDMTPEEGVNYIIQKVNADPELAQNVEVVGEIPKDWTLQ; encoded by the coding sequence GTGAAGGGAAAAGTGGGGATATTGCTGGCAATGGTGGTGCTTTTTGGAGTGATCGCCAGTGGATGCATTGGTTCACAGGAAAGCTCAGAGACCGAAACTACAGGCGTTGAGTTAACAGGGGACTTCACAAAAGATATCTTGGCGATAGGCAGGACACTTGAAAGCAACGGGATAAATGAGGTAAAATTCTCTGCATGGGGGTCTGGAGACCCCAACAGTGTAATGAGAGTTTACGGAATTGTAGAAGCGGCGAGAAGAATAAATAAGGTTTGGGAGGAGAATGAAGTCAACGTAAAAATAACGATAACAGACATACACTATGTTGCCTCTTTCCAAGATGCGTACCAAGAATATCTCAGCAAACAGCCTCTAGGACAGGCTGGCGATTTCTTTGTGAACTCTTATGCATTCCTGCCAACTCTCGCAGATGAAGGCTACATTCTCGATATAACTGAATATGCAAACGCATATCAAAATGTGATAGATGACTTCTATCCCTCACTAATCGAAGCTTCAAAATTCAACGACAAACTTTACGGTTTGCCCCAAGATACAGAAGCAAGGCCATTATACATAAGAAAAGACGTAGCTGCAAAAATTGGCTTTAACTTAGAGGGGATTGAAGAAAAAGTCAAGAACGGGGAATTCACATGGAGTGATGTTTATTACTGGGCTAAGAAAGCAAAGGAAAGCGGTGCAGCGGAGTGGGGATTGATACACAGAAAAGGATCCGCACATCCAGACCTAATTCAGTTTATTTATGCATTTGGCGGCAAGTTGTACAACGAGGAATCTGGAAAGCTTGTAGTGGACGTTCCGGCAGTTTACAAGTGGCTTTATGTGGAGTGGAAATTCGCCCAAGATGGCTTGCTCCCCAAAGACATAATGAGCTGGGACTGGGCAAAGCAAATTCACCCCGCAATAGTTGAAGGCAGAACCCTGTTTGACATAGGCGGTACTTGGTACTGGACGGAATGGCAGACCAAGGACTATTATGGAAAAGAAGGCACTCCGAGACCATTAAAGCCCGAAGAAGTCCAAGCTTGGTTTACCTACACTTTGTTCCCAGCCGGGGAGAAGGGTCTGAAGCCTGTAACTCTGAGCCAGCCGTTTGTTTGGATGATAAACTCCAAAGCCGGCCAGCAAAATCCGAAGTATGATGAGCTTAAAGACCTCTACCACAAATTGGCGTTCTTAATGGTAATAAAAGCAAGCGACCCCGATATAAATGCGATTCACAGCGTAATAAGCGCCCACCTGCCGGTTAGAAAAGAAGCCGCAGAACTAATCAGCAACGAGAAGTGGCTCGATGACCTGAAGAGCCTCAGCATTGATCTCGATCCTCAAGTCAAGAGCAACATAAAGGACATTGTCGCAACAACAGTTCACCCAATAAACGCAAAGTTCCTTGCCGATGTGAGTTATATGCTCGAGTACACAAAGCTAGCTCCAGCACATCCAAAGTACCCAGCATTGGCTGATATCTTCAAAGAGGCAGTGGACAAGGTGTTGAGAGGAGACATGACCCCAGAAGAAGGTGTTAACTACATTATACAAAAAGTCAATGCGGATCCAGAACTAGCCCAAAACGTGGAAGTAGTAGGGGAGATTCCAAAGGACTGGACGCTTCAATGA
- a CDS encoding alanyl-tRNA editing protein, protein MTFKLFYIDPYLREASAKVEDVEVRGNRIRVLLDKTIFYPEGGGQPSDRGVIKGDSFRIEVEKVEGKDEIWHEGKLKGRIPKEGEEVELELDWEWRYENMRQHTGQHILSAILKRMYNSDTTGFQIFPEYNKIEINFDEELTWEHILAAELEANEVVWTNIPVEVEEYEELPEEVSSALRKSLPKDISGKIRVVKIGDVDLIPCGGTHVKNTGEVGFIKVLNFYRKTKNIWRIEFACGYRALIYLNKLLEDYWESLDKMPNKNRPLIERVEELKQELKNIEKEKVELRRELWEWKGKALLSNADESDGIKVVSYIESMDMKDAQAFIVYLVDKNPNTVVLAVGKNYVIFAKNKNTKGIRMNELLREVLKEVGGGGGGSEILAKGGGFKKTPEEVLEVARRILKEKLKS, encoded by the coding sequence ATGACGTTCAAGTTGTTCTATATCGACCCCTACCTAAGAGAGGCTTCTGCAAAGGTTGAGGATGTTGAAGTTAGAGGGAATAGAATTAGGGTATTGCTTGATAAGACAATATTTTATCCTGAAGGCGGCGGACAGCCCAGCGACAGAGGGGTAATAAAGGGGGATAGCTTTAGAATTGAAGTTGAAAAAGTTGAGGGAAAAGATGAAATCTGGCATGAAGGAAAGCTCAAAGGGAGGATTCCAAAGGAAGGGGAGGAAGTTGAGCTTGAGCTTGACTGGGAATGGAGATACGAAAACATGAGGCAACACACTGGCCAGCACATACTTTCTGCAATCTTGAAAAGGATGTACAACAGCGATACCACTGGATTTCAGATATTCCCGGAATACAACAAGATTGAGATCAATTTTGATGAGGAATTAACTTGGGAACACATTCTCGCTGCAGAGCTTGAAGCCAATGAAGTCGTTTGGACCAACATTCCCGTAGAGGTTGAAGAATATGAGGAGCTTCCCGAAGAGGTAAGTTCCGCTCTTAGAAAATCCCTACCTAAGGATATATCAGGAAAAATCCGAGTGGTGAAAATAGGAGACGTTGATCTAATTCCCTGTGGAGGAACTCACGTAAAAAATACCGGAGAAGTTGGCTTCATAAAAGTCCTCAATTTCTACAGAAAAACCAAGAACATCTGGCGCATAGAGTTTGCCTGTGGATATAGGGCTCTCATATACTTAAACAAGCTCTTGGAAGATTACTGGGAAAGCCTAGATAAGATGCCCAACAAGAATAGGCCCCTGATTGAAAGAGTTGAAGAACTAAAACAAGAGCTCAAAAACATCGAAAAAGAAAAAGTTGAACTGAGGAGAGAGCTTTGGGAATGGAAAGGCAAGGCACTGCTTTCCAATGCCGATGAGAGTGACGGAATAAAAGTAGTCTCCTACATTGAGTCAATGGACATGAAAGACGCACAGGCATTTATTGTGTATCTTGTAGATAAGAACCCTAACACAGTAGTTTTGGCAGTTGGAAAAAATTACGTGATCTTTGCAAAGAACAAAAACACGAAAGGTATCCGCATGAATGAACTCCTCAGAGAAGTTCTCAAAGAAGTCGGCGGCGGTGGCGGTGGAAGTGAGATTCTAGCAAAGGGAGGGGGCTTTAAGAAAACCCCCGAGGAAGTTCTTGAAGTTGCAAGGAGGATACTAAAAGAAAAGCTGAAGAGCTAG
- a CDS encoding ATP synthase subunit B codes for MPGMEYSTISKIYGPLMIVQGVKGVAYGEVVEIEVEGGEKRKGQVLEAREDLAIVQVFEGTRDLDVKTTRVRFTGETLKVPVSMDMLGRVFNGIGEPIDGGPEIIPEDRRDVHGAPLNPVARAYPRDFIQTGISAIDGMNTLVRGQKLPIFSGSGLPHNMLAAQIARQAKVLGEEEQFAVVFAAMGITYEEANFFKKSFEETGAIERAVLFLNLADDPAIERIITPRMALTVAEYLAFDYDMQVLVILTDMTNYAEALREISAAREEVPGRRGYPGYMYTDLATIYERAGRVRGRKGSITQMPILTMPDDDITHPIPDLTGYITEGQIVLSRDLHRKGIYPPIDVLPSLSRLMKDGIGKGRTREDHSQLSQQLYAAYAEGRSLRDLVAVVGEEALSETDRKYLEFADRFEREFVAQGYDEDRGIFETLDLGWDLLSILPESELKRVERKYIEKYHPKYRHSS; via the coding sequence ATGCCCGGAATGGAATACTCCACAATAAGCAAGATTTACGGTCCTTTGATGATAGTTCAAGGCGTTAAAGGGGTAGCCTACGGGGAAGTTGTGGAAATAGAAGTCGAAGGTGGAGAGAAAAGAAAGGGGCAGGTGCTAGAGGCGAGAGAAGACCTAGCTATCGTCCAGGTTTTTGAGGGGACAAGAGACCTCGACGTCAAAACGACGAGAGTTAGATTCACCGGAGAAACGCTCAAAGTTCCGGTGTCAATGGACATGCTTGGAAGGGTATTCAACGGTATTGGTGAACCAATAGACGGTGGACCTGAAATAATACCTGAAGACAGGAGAGACGTTCATGGGGCTCCTTTGAACCCTGTGGCAAGAGCATATCCAAGAGACTTCATTCAAACCGGTATCTCAGCAATAGATGGGATGAATACCCTTGTTAGGGGTCAAAAGCTTCCAATATTCAGCGGTAGTGGTTTACCTCACAATATGCTCGCCGCTCAGATTGCGAGACAAGCAAAGGTCTTGGGTGAAGAGGAGCAGTTCGCTGTTGTATTTGCCGCAATGGGTATCACATATGAAGAGGCAAACTTCTTCAAGAAGAGCTTTGAAGAGACCGGAGCAATTGAAAGGGCAGTGTTATTCCTTAACCTTGCAGACGATCCAGCAATTGAGCGTATCATCACCCCGAGAATGGCCCTTACCGTTGCTGAATATCTAGCTTTTGACTATGACATGCAGGTTCTGGTTATCTTAACGGATATGACCAACTATGCAGAGGCTTTGCGTGAAATTTCAGCAGCAAGAGAAGAAGTTCCAGGAAGAAGAGGTTATCCAGGTTACATGTACACTGACCTTGCAACTATCTATGAGAGAGCTGGTAGAGTCAGGGGAAGGAAGGGAAGCATAACCCAGATGCCAATACTCACAATGCCCGACGATGACATTACCCACCCAATTCCGGATCTTACAGGATATATCACCGAGGGGCAGATAGTTTTGAGCAGAGACCTTCATAGAAAAGGTATTTACCCACCAATTGACGTGCTCCCAAGCCTTAGCAGATTAATGAAGGACGGTATAGGAAAAGGAAGAACAAGAGAAGATCACTCCCAGCTAAGCCAGCAGCTCTATGCGGCTTATGCGGAAGGTAGGAGTCTTAGAGACCTTGTGGCGGTTGTAGGTGAAGAAGCCCTAAGTGAGACTGATAGAAAGTACCTTGAATTCGCAGACAGATTCGAGAGAGAGTTTGTCGCCCAGGGATACGATGAAGACAGGGGAATCTTTGAGACCCTAGACCTCGGATGGGATCTCCTATCAATACTGCCGGAGTCAGAGCTCAAGAGAGTAGAGAGGAAGTACATAGAGAAGTACCATCCAAAATACAGACACTCCTCTTGA
- a CDS encoding carbohydrate ABC transporter permease — protein MRDVETRPKKGEWIIVFTILFASLPLILGFALLVISSFSKDMVTNLSLSSFRPTIENWINVFQGKLAITGGIRQNILKITLNTLVVALGVSGIVTLISTLAGYSLSRMKFRGRKLMMLLLLMLHAFPGVALIVGVYLLYRLTFPQEPSFVRLYSFFYVILARAALEIPMSVWLMKGFFDTIPWELEWSGIIDGASRIKVWRQIMLPLIKPGILAVALFGFLAGWQDLIYVRTFLIDQTLATFIEANIEAEYSHMPLIAAAGTLYLLPTIIFFLTAQQLLLQSYSGGIKG, from the coding sequence ATGAGGGACGTTGAAACAAGACCAAAGAAGGGAGAGTGGATAATAGTCTTCACGATACTCTTCGCCAGCCTCCCCCTCATACTGGGGTTTGCACTTTTAGTAATTTCAAGCTTTAGCAAAGATATGGTCACCAATTTAAGCCTCAGTTCGTTTAGACCAACAATTGAAAATTGGATAAACGTTTTTCAGGGGAAACTAGCAATAACCGGAGGAATAAGGCAAAACATCCTAAAAATAACCCTGAATACTCTTGTGGTTGCCCTTGGAGTTTCTGGGATAGTGACCCTAATCAGCACGCTTGCCGGGTACTCTCTTTCTAGAATGAAATTCAGGGGAAGAAAATTAATGATGCTTCTCCTCCTCATGCTCCATGCTTTCCCAGGAGTTGCTTTGATTGTGGGTGTTTATTTGCTGTACCGCCTAACGTTTCCCCAAGAACCTTCATTTGTGAGGCTCTACTCGTTCTTCTATGTAATTCTCGCTAGGGCAGCACTAGAAATCCCTATGTCGGTCTGGCTTATGAAGGGGTTCTTTGATACAATCCCATGGGAGCTTGAATGGTCGGGAATCATAGACGGCGCTTCAAGGATAAAGGTATGGCGACAGATAATGCTACCTCTAATAAAGCCCGGAATACTTGCAGTTGCGTTGTTTGGATTTTTGGCAGGCTGGCAGGACCTAATCTACGTAAGAACATTTCTAATTGATCAAACACTTGCAACATTTATAGAGGCGAATATTGAAGCTGAGTACTCACACATGCCGCTAATAGCTGCTGCTGGGACTTTATATCTCCTGCCCACCATCATATTTTTCCTAACCGCCCAGCAGCTGCTTCTCCAAAGCTATTCAGGAGGAATAAAGGGGTGA
- a CDS encoding inositol-3-phosphate synthase — translation MVRVVILGQGYVGSIFALGVERIKTGELGYYGIPLQNELPIKVEDIEIVGSYDVDKNKIGKSLYEVVKNYWDDKIPEALKNIIVRKGIHLRSLRNLPIEAEGLEDEMSLKEAVEKLAEEWKKLDVDVIVNVCTTEAFVPFGNKEELIKAIENDERERLTATQVYAYAAALYAKERGGAAFVNAIPTLIANDPAFVELAKESNLVIFGDDGATGATPLTADILAHLAQRNRYVRDIAQFNIGGNTDFLALTDKERNKSKEFTKSSVVKDLLGYEAPHYIKPTGFLEPLGDKKFIAMHIEYVSFNGAIDELVITGRINDSPALAGLLVDLVRLGKMAVERKEFGTVYEVNAFYMKNPGPREKGNIPRIIAHEKMRMWAGLKPKWL, via the coding sequence ATGGTTCGTGTTGTAATACTAGGCCAAGGATACGTAGGGAGCATTTTTGCTCTTGGAGTTGAAAGGATAAAAACAGGAGAGCTTGGCTACTATGGAATTCCACTTCAGAACGAGCTCCCAATAAAAGTCGAAGACATAGAAATCGTTGGAAGCTATGATGTTGACAAAAACAAAATTGGCAAGTCTCTATATGAGGTTGTGAAGAACTACTGGGACGACAAAATCCCAGAAGCCCTTAAGAACATAATCGTAAGAAAGGGAATCCATCTCAGAAGCTTAAGAAACCTCCCCATAGAGGCTGAGGGCCTTGAGGATGAAATGAGCCTTAAGGAAGCTGTTGAAAAACTTGCTGAAGAATGGAAAAAGCTTGATGTTGATGTAATTGTCAACGTTTGTACTACAGAAGCCTTTGTTCCGTTCGGAAACAAGGAAGAACTTATAAAAGCCATTGAAAACGACGAGAGAGAAAGATTAACCGCAACCCAGGTTTACGCTTATGCTGCCGCTCTGTACGCAAAGGAAAGAGGAGGGGCGGCTTTCGTAAACGCTATTCCCACACTCATAGCAAACGACCCCGCTTTTGTGGAGCTTGCCAAAGAGAGTAACTTAGTTATTTTTGGTGATGATGGAGCCACAGGAGCAACACCGCTAACAGCTGATATCTTAGCTCACTTAGCTCAGAGAAATAGATACGTTAGAGACATAGCCCAATTCAACATCGGTGGTAACACTGATTTTCTGGCTCTGACAGACAAGGAGAGAAATAAAAGCAAAGAATTCACAAAATCAAGTGTAGTTAAAGACCTCCTCGGTTATGAGGCCCCCCATTACATCAAACCAACCGGGTTCCTCGAGCCATTAGGAGACAAAAAGTTCATTGCCATGCACATCGAATACGTTAGCTTCAACGGAGCAATTGATGAGCTTGTGATAACCGGAAGAATCAACGATAGTCCAGCCTTGGCAGGGTTGCTCGTTGATTTAGTAAGATTGGGCAAAATGGCAGTAGAAAGGAAGGAATTTGGAACCGTCTATGAAGTTAACGCCTTCTACATGAAAAACCCGGGACCAAGAGAAAAAGGCAACATTCCAAGGATAATAGCCCACGAAAAGATGAGAATGTGGGCAGGGCTAAAGCCAAAGTGGCTCTAG
- a CDS encoding ABC transporter ATP-binding protein — protein sequence MVKITLDRITKKFGKFTALNNITLEIEDKEFMALLGPSGSGKSTLLYTIAGIYKPTSGKIYFDERDVTEVPPKDRNVGLVFQNWALYPHMKVFKNIAFPLELKKAPKEEIEKKVREVAKMLHIDHLLDRYPWQLSGGQQQRVAIARALVKEPDVLLLDEPLSNLDALLRLEVRAELKRLQKELGITAVYVTHDQAEALAMADRIAIIKDGNILQVGDPDEVYYKPMYKFVAGFLGSPPMNFVEAEVEGDMLRIYHSRIPIPKQYGEIIKKLNITEVLFGFRPHDAEIVRGEAEGIKGEIYSFEPLGREQIITVAVDSDVFVKVFAVLPTRKVCVGC from the coding sequence ATGGTTAAGATAACCCTGGATAGAATAACCAAAAAGTTTGGAAAATTCACGGCACTTAACAACATAACTCTGGAAATCGAAGACAAAGAATTTATGGCTCTCTTAGGACCTTCCGGAAGTGGCAAATCAACTTTGCTCTACACTATAGCCGGGATATACAAACCAACAAGCGGGAAGATATACTTTGATGAAAGAGATGTTACCGAAGTCCCACCAAAGGACAGAAATGTGGGCTTAGTTTTCCAGAACTGGGCACTTTATCCCCATATGAAGGTCTTCAAAAACATTGCGTTCCCCCTTGAGCTCAAAAAAGCCCCCAAAGAAGAAATAGAGAAGAAAGTCAGGGAAGTTGCGAAGATGCTCCATATAGACCACCTCCTAGATAGATATCCCTGGCAACTCAGTGGTGGTCAGCAGCAGAGAGTCGCTATAGCCAGAGCACTCGTTAAAGAGCCTGATGTTCTGTTACTTGATGAACCTCTGAGCAATTTGGATGCCCTCCTAAGGTTGGAAGTTAGAGCAGAACTTAAGAGGCTACAAAAAGAGCTGGGGATTACTGCCGTTTATGTAACCCACGACCAGGCAGAAGCCCTTGCAATGGCTGATAGGATAGCGATTATAAAAGACGGAAACATCTTGCAGGTTGGAGACCCGGATGAGGTATATTACAAACCAATGTACAAGTTTGTGGCAGGGTTTTTGGGAAGCCCACCTATGAATTTCGTTGAAGCAGAAGTGGAAGGAGATATGCTCAGAATATACCACAGCAGAATCCCAATACCCAAGCAGTACGGGGAGATTATCAAGAAACTTAACATAACAGAAGTGCTTTTTGGCTTTAGACCACATGACGCGGAAATAGTGAGAGGAGAAGCAGAAGGTATCAAAGGAGAGATTTACTCTTTTGAGCCGCTGGGAAGGGAGCAGATAATAACAGTAGCAGTCGATAGTGATGTTTTTGTTAAAGTTTTCGCCGTTCTGCCTACCCGTAAAGTGTGTGTAGGGTGTTAA